Below is a genomic region from Candidatus Fermentibacter sp..
CCTCTACTGGAACCCGGCCTCGGCGGCCTCGGTCGCCTCGCAGGCCCTCACCACCCACTACACCGGCTACTTCCTCGACATGCAGGGCGGCTTCGCGGGGTGGGTCAACCCCGGCGAGGCCGATGCGATAGGCGTTTCCGCCAACTACTTCTACGGCGGCTCGTTCGACCGAACCACGATGGAGGACCCTCTGGGAACGGGCGAGCAGTTCTCGTCCAGCAGCGTGGCTCTGGCCGCCACGTACGCCCGTATCCTCACCCCGTCGATCAACGCGGGAATAACGGGCAAGTTCGTGTACTCGAGCATCGACGAGTACAGCGGCAACGCATTCTTCGTCGACGCCGGCGCCACCTGGAGGCCGGGCGGCGACAGCCCCCTCACGGCCGCGCTCGTGGTAAGGAACGCCGGCATCCAGACCAAGGCCTTCTACCGCGACAACGACCCCGTCCCGACCGAGATCGCCGCCGGAGGCAGCTACAGCATCGCTGACCCCGGCATCCTCGTATCGGCCGAGGCGACATATCCCGTGAACGGCGACCCCAACGCGGCCCTCGGCGTAGAGTATGCCCTGCTCGACATGCTGAGCCTCAGGGTCGGCGGCAACCTCAGGGACATGGACGCCTCCGAGGAGGCCGGCGGCGGATTCGTGGACGGGATGGCCTTCGGCGCGGGCACCTCCTTCGACCGCTTCGCCCTCGACTACTGCTTCAAGCCGTTCGCCGACCTCGGCACCGTCCACAGGATCTCGCTGGGCTACATTCTGTGACGGGAGCCCGCGCCGCGGTTCTGTCCACGGTCATCGGGGCGCTGGTCGTGTTCTCCGGGTGCGGCCCCGGGAGCAGGGCCGAAGGCAGGCAGAGGCGGCTCGACACCTTCCGCAGCGTGCTCCCCGATTCCGTGCTCGCCGCCTTCGACGCCATCGAATCTCCCGGCGACTGCGGCCCCGTCTCCAGGATGCTCGCATCCGCCCGCGCATCGGACCCTTCGGTCGAGGCCCGCATCGACTCGATCATGCACGCCGAGCTGATCGACTGCTTCAACGACAGCGACGTGGTCTACTTCTTCTGGTACTACTTCGCCGACGCTCTCGAGAAGGGCAGGATCCCCGAGCCCTGAG
It encodes:
- a CDS encoding PorV/PorQ family protein, whose protein sequence is MKTAGIVLTAAVLAAGAASAADTAGFAFLRIPVGARAAAMGGAFCAVTGDPVSLYWNPASAASVASQALTTHYTGYFLDMQGGFAGWVNPGEADAIGVSANYFYGGSFDRTTMEDPLGTGEQFSSSSVALAATYARILTPSINAGITGKFVYSSIDEYSGNAFFVDAGATWRPGGDSPLTAALVVRNAGIQTKAFYRDNDPVPTEIAAGGSYSIADPGILVSAEATYPVNGDPNAALGVEYALLDMLSLRVGGNLRDMDASEEAGGGFVDGMAFGAGTSFDRFALDYCFKPFADLGTVHRISLGYIL